A window of Melospiza melodia melodia isolate bMelMel2 chromosome Z, bMelMel2.pri, whole genome shotgun sequence contains these coding sequences:
- the LOC134432442 gene encoding uncharacterized LOC128092250 homolog, with product MLLLLSLLPLPLLLEILLLLLLPHDNCFPRLSRYQPQMLKVRVLPFALGYWFT from the coding sequence ATGCTGCTGCTACTGTCACTTCTACCGTTGCCGCTGTTGTTAGAGATTTTGCTTTTGCTCCTTCTACCGCATGACAATTGTTTTCCTCGTCTGAGCAGATACCAGCCTCAGATGCTCAAGGTGAGAGTCTTGCCTTTCGCTCTGGGCTACTGGTTTACTTAA